TCGGTAGGTGGTGGTGACGCCGTGGGATTGGGCCACATCGGAGAGCGATCGCAGCATATTCAGCCCCCGTTCCTCAAATTCTTGCCATTGCTCTCGATACACTTTCAGCATGGCGTCGTTGACCACGGGATAGTAGCTGAGTCCTGGGCTGACAAACATATCAGGGCTACCCGATTCCTCCGCTGTTAAAACATGCAGTAGGAGAAGCTCGGCTTGGATAGGCTTCGCGAGGGATAGGGCGTGGTTAAAGACATGCCGCCCCATTTCAGAGCAATCAACCGCGACAAGAATTTTTTTAAACATAGTGTTTACCCGCTGTGAGTGTTATGAGGAGGGAGTTGGGATGGGAGCGATCGCCCCCATCCCAGATGCTGGCCCTAGGACTGAGTTTCCTCAACCTTAGCGATCGCCAACAGGGTCTTCATCACCGAGTCTGGGTTGAGGCTAATGGAGTCAATTCCTTGCTCAACCAAGAATTCAGCAAATTCTGGATAGTCACTGGGGGCCTGTCCGCAAATGCCAATCTTGCGATGGTTGCGTTTAGCCGCCTCAATCACCATTCGTACCATGTGCTTCACCGCCTCG
This region of Candidatus Obscuribacterales bacterium genomic DNA includes:
- a CDS encoding universal stress protein, yielding MFKKILVAVDCSEMGRHVFNHALSLAKPIQAELLLLHVLTAEESGSPDMFVSPGLSYYPVVNDAMLKVYREQWQEFEERGLNMLRSLSDVAQSHGVTTTYRQIPGSPGRIICSMAEETGVDLVIMGRRGLSAIREMLMGSVSNYVLHHAPCSTLTIQVPEDGAAKPSDAQEAAASR